In Drosophila santomea strain STO CAGO 1482 chromosome 3L, Prin_Dsan_1.1, whole genome shotgun sequence, a single window of DNA contains:
- the LOC120450546 gene encoding probable cytochrome P450 305a1, with protein MSALIFLCAILIGFVIYSLISSVRRPKNFPPGPRFVPWLGNTLQFRKEAKAVGGQHILFERWAKDFRSDLVGLKLGREYVVVALGHEMVKEVQLQEVFEGRPDNFFLRLRTMGTRKGITCTDGQLWYEHRHFAMKQMRNVGYGRSQMEHHIELEAEELLGQLERTEEQPIEPVTWLAQSVLNVLWCLIAGKRIASQEDGTLRRLLDLMNRRSKLFDICGGLLAQFPWLRHVAPDRTGYNLIQQLNTELYGFFMDTIEEHRRQLAKDPSPAESDLIYAYLQEMEDRSAFGESSSFNETQLVMTILDFFIAGSQTTSNTINLALMVLAMRPDVQGKLFNHVAASVAAASTDAFPHLSRRESFDYMDAFIMEVQRFFHITPITGPRRALWPTKLGGYDIPKNATILISLRSVHLDKEHWKDPLEFRPERFIDSAGKCFKDEYFMPFGMGRRRCLGDALARACIFSFLVRIVQHFSVVLPAGESPSMVLLPGITLTPKPYKVQFVKRT; from the exons atgaGTGCCCTCATATTTTTGTGCGCGATTCTAATTGGTTTCGTGATTTATTCACTCATCAGTTCCGTGCGGCGTCCCAAGAACTTTCCCCCAG GACCTCGATTTGTGCCATGGTTAGGAAATACTTTACAG TTCCGCAAGGAAGCTAAAGCTGTTGGCGGCCAGCATATCCTGTTCGAGCGCTGGGCAAAGGACTTTCGGAGTGATCTGGTGGGTCTAAAACTGGGTCGCGAATACGTGGTGGTTGCTCTTGGCCACGAGATGGTGAAGGAAGTGCAGCTGCAAGAGGTGTTCGAGGGGCGACCGGATAACTTTTTTCTGCGTTTGCGAACCATGGGAACCAGGAAGGGAATCACCTGTACGGACGGACAGCTTTGGTATGAGCATCGCCACTTTGCCATGAAGCAGATGCGCAACGTGGGCTACGGGCGCAGCCAGATGGAGCATCACATAGAACTGGAGGCGGAGGAGTTGCTTGGGCAGCTTGAACGCACCGAGGAGCAACCGATCGAGCCGGTCACTTGGCTGGCGCAGAGTGTACTCAATGTACTGTGGTGTCTGATTGCTGGAAAGAGGATCGCCAGCCAGGAGGATGGCACCCTGCGGCGGCTGCTCGACCTGATGAATCGACGTTCCAAACTCTTTGACATCTGTGGTGGTCTGCTGGCTCAGTTTCCGTGGCTGCGCCACGTGGCTCCCGATCGCACTGGCTACAATCTCATCCAGCAACTGAACACGGAGCTGTACGGTTTCTTTATGGACACCATCGAGGAGCACCGAAGGCAGCTGGCGAAGGATCCGTCGCCTGCTGAAAGCGATCTTATCTATGCCTACCTCCAGGAGATGGAGGATCGGAGTGCTTTCGGCGAGAGCAGCAGTTTCAATGAGACGCAGCTGGTGATGACCATTCTGGACTTCTTCATTGCAGGCTCCCAGACCACTAGCAATACGATCAACCTGGCCTTAATGGTGCTCGCTATGCGCCCGGATGTCCAGGGAAAGCTGTTTAACCACGTGGCCGCCAGTGTGGCTGCTGCCAGCACGGATGCGTTTCCTCACTTGAGCCGTCGGGAATCCTTTGACTACATGGATGCCTTCATCATGGAGGTGCAGCGCTTCTTCCACATCACCCCCATTACGGGTCCACGGAGAGCATTGTGGCCAACCAAGTTGGGTGGCTACGACATTCCAAAAAATGCCACCATTCTAATCAGCCTACGTTCCGTGCATCTCGATAAGGAGCACTGGAAAGATCCTCTTGAGTTCCGCCCAGAGAGATTTATCGATTCAGCTGGCAAGTGCTTCAAGGACGAGTACTTCATGCCCTTTGGCATGGGCAGACGCCGTTGTCTGGGCGATGCCCTCGCCCGTGCCTGCATCTTCTCGTTTCTAGTGCGGATCGTGCAGCATTTTAGCGTCGTCCTCCCGGCGGGAGAATCTCCATCAATGGTCCTACTGCCTGGAATTACGCTTACTCCAAAACCATACAAGGTGCAGTTCGTCAAGCGCACATAA